TGTTGCTGCTCTGCTGGCGTGGAGCCGATCTCTTCCAGCAGATCTTCGCGCGTCCGCGGCGGTTGGATTGGGTGGTAAAGCACGAAACCTCGTTCTCATATCCGAGCTCGCATGCAGCGATTGCGACCGGATTCTACGGGCTCTGGGCGTTGATACTCGCTCTTTCCGAGCTGCCGCGCTCGGCACGGGCGATCGGCGCCTTCTTGCTTATCGTCTTAGCGTTTGCGACGTGTTGGAGCCGGCTCGCGCTGGGCGCGCATTACCTCACCGACCTCGTCGGCGGCGCCCTGTTCGCGGGGGCGCTTGTCGCGGCAGGTCTTGCGGTGGTGCCCTCAGCCCTGACCTTTCCGGTTGCGGGTCGCCTCTCGCGGGCGGCAGAATAGGCCTGTAGTGCTTTCCCCCGACCGGCTGCTGATCGAGATCGAACGCAAGCTCGACGCCAACGCTGCGCTTTCGATGGACGACGGCCTCGCGCTCTATCGCACGCGCGACATTCATACGTTAGGCCGGCTCGCGCGCGAGCAGAAAGAGCGCAAGAGCGGCAAAAAGGTCTTTTACGTCCTCAACCGCTACATCAACTCGACGAACGTCTGCTTTGCCGGCTGCACGTTTTGCTCGTTCGCGGCCGACGAGTTCAAAGAGCCCCAGCGCGTCTTCCGGATGACGCCGGACCAAGTT
This Candidatus Eremiobacterota bacterium DNA region includes the following protein-coding sequences:
- a CDS encoding phosphatase PAP2 family protein encodes the protein MRIRAALVAIVAFACFVGLGISVGRHGEPAALLSWESALVDRSTLVAWWLTWDVYTQLLFPLAFALLVVAWRVPSWRTRILFSIAMLLLCWRGADLFQQIFARPRRLDWVVKHETSFSYPSSHAAIATGFYGLWALILALSELPRSARAIGAFLLIVLAFATCWSRLALGAHYLTDLVGGALFAGALVAAGLAVVPSALTFPVAGRLSRAAE